Proteins encoded in a region of the Zunongwangia endophytica genome:
- a CDS encoding Smr/MutS family protein, protein MTLKQGDVVHVLDDDIEGVIVELSGSFATIETTDGFPMKFELKDLVKIERNNDPLLDVEQDVIRRALEEKENFKKNRKRAISKKKEKQIPAMEVDLHIEKLLPSKRGFSNHDILTKQIDTARGQLEFAIRKRIQRIVFIHGVGEGILRAELEYLFSRYDNVKFYDANYQQYGLGATEVYIFQNA, encoded by the coding sequence ATGACTTTAAAACAAGGAGATGTAGTTCATGTTCTCGATGATGATATCGAAGGAGTAATTGTAGAACTGTCAGGTAGTTTCGCAACAATAGAAACGACAGACGGTTTTCCTATGAAGTTTGAATTGAAGGATTTAGTCAAGATCGAGCGGAATAACGATCCTTTGCTGGATGTCGAACAAGACGTTATTCGTAGAGCCCTGGAAGAGAAAGAGAATTTCAAAAAGAACAGGAAAAGAGCTATTTCTAAGAAAAAAGAAAAGCAAATTCCTGCGATGGAGGTAGATCTTCATATAGAGAAATTACTACCTTCAAAAAGAGGATTTTCTAATCACGATATTCTTACAAAACAAATCGATACTGCACGTGGGCAGCTAGAATTTGCGATTAGAAAAAGAATTCAGCGGATTGTTTTTATCCACGGAGTGGGGGAGGGTATTCTAAGAGCCGAATTAGAATATCTATTTAGTAGATACGATAACGTGAAATTTTATGATGCCAACTATCA
- a CDS encoding T9SS type A sorting domain-containing protein: MKHYYIILALIFPIFMHAQNEKNKTDLSVSPSKNGEDNYVYVKNELLFVNGAIELNKNNSKETEASIYLREDAQLLQGLDTKNKGKGYLSVFQEGTSNSFDYDYWGMPVETNGKTLDQVLFEPATNTLSNPVRLTNGPNGSASPLTISTRWIYKLSGVGYKSWDPIGKQINKLQPGMGFTMKGTNGKNTVTVNGVKNNPGSQQRYDFRGIPNNGDIIVNVNENNTILVGNPYPSTIDLNAFLKDPDNDITGIAYFWDSKENGNSHYVKDYEGGYGAYSPGANDYVPATFKKYKNQTGKEVENSGGALGLEYERRYAPIGQGFTVVGTKNGGKLTFKNSYRVDERGINLKTRTKSSYGNGKNKNSSVIIDEEKPYKVRLNISLNDTYTRQLLVAFKDEATKGADKAMDAPMFGKLTSDAAWNIDGREYMINVLPFDRSAMLPLNILTTSEMEVDFFIAETEFLGNENIYLYDSENERFTDIKEDHYKVQVNGESKDRFFLAFQNDQPTEEEKVQETKEEEIFVASIDVFQNNNEGRLQVKIPQDVEVNHITIFNLNGGAVVSKNLSTSEKEFSFTTANFRDAIYIVQLNTSDNRSVTKKITVKN, from the coding sequence ATGAAGCACTATTATATAATTTTAGCACTAATCTTCCCTATTTTTATGCATGCACAAAATGAAAAAAATAAAACAGATTTGAGTGTTTCTCCATCTAAGAATGGAGAAGATAATTATGTGTATGTGAAAAATGAATTGCTATTCGTTAATGGTGCCATAGAATTAAATAAAAATAATTCTAAAGAAACTGAAGCAAGTATATATTTAAGAGAAGATGCTCAGTTATTGCAGGGATTAGATACCAAAAATAAAGGCAAAGGCTATTTATCGGTTTTCCAGGAAGGAACATCTAATTCTTTTGATTATGATTACTGGGGCATGCCGGTAGAAACGAATGGCAAAACTTTAGATCAGGTTTTATTTGAACCAGCAACCAATACACTTAGTAATCCTGTTAGGCTAACTAATGGTCCCAATGGTAGTGCCAGCCCTTTAACCATCTCTACAAGATGGATCTACAAACTCTCTGGCGTGGGTTATAAATCATGGGATCCAATTGGTAAGCAAATTAATAAACTGCAGCCAGGTATGGGTTTTACCATGAAAGGCACCAACGGAAAAAATACAGTTACCGTAAACGGAGTTAAGAATAACCCTGGTAGTCAACAACGCTATGATTTTAGAGGGATACCTAACAATGGCGACATAATAGTTAATGTTAATGAAAATAACACGATTCTCGTAGGAAATCCTTACCCCTCTACAATCGATCTAAACGCTTTTTTAAAAGATCCCGACAATGATATAACTGGAATCGCTTATTTTTGGGATAGTAAGGAAAATGGTAATTCTCACTATGTAAAAGATTATGAGGGTGGATATGGTGCTTACTCTCCCGGTGCAAATGATTATGTTCCTGCAACTTTTAAAAAATATAAAAATCAAACCGGGAAAGAAGTAGAAAATAGCGGTGGTGCTTTAGGCCTTGAATATGAAAGAAGATATGCTCCCATAGGACAAGGTTTTACAGTCGTAGGTACAAAAAATGGTGGCAAATTAACTTTTAAAAATAGTTACCGAGTAGATGAACGTGGAATTAATTTGAAAACAAGAACAAAATCTTCTTACGGTAATGGTAAGAACAAAAATTCTTCAGTAATAATTGACGAAGAAAAACCATATAAAGTTCGGTTGAATATCAGCTTAAATGATACTTACACCAGACAGCTATTAGTTGCATTTAAAGATGAAGCTACTAAAGGAGCCGATAAAGCTATGGACGCACCAATGTTTGGTAAATTGACCAGCGATGCTGCTTGGAATATCGACGGAAGAGAATATATGATAAATGTTTTACCTTTCGATCGCTCTGCAATGCTTCCGCTTAATATTTTAACTACAAGCGAAATGGAAGTTGATTTCTTTATTGCAGAAACTGAATTTCTAGGCAACGAAAATATATATTTATACGATTCAGAAAATGAAAGGTTTACCGATATTAAAGAGGATCATTACAAAGTTCAGGTAAATGGTGAATCTAAAGATCGCTTCTTTTTGGCTTTTCAAAATGATCAACCAACGGAAGAAGAAAAAGTTCAGGAAACGAAAGAAGAAGAAATATTCGTTGCTTCTATAGATGTTTTTCAGAATAATAATGAAGGGCGCTTACAGGTGAAAATACCTCAGGATGTTGAAGTAAACCACATTACTATTTTCAATTTAAATGGTGGAGCTGTTGTAAGTAAAAACCTCTCAACAAGCGAAAAAGAATTTAGTTTTACTACTGCTAATTTTAGAGATGCTATTTATATAGTGCAACTAAATACTTCAGATAACCGTAGTGTTACTAAGAAAATTACTGTGAAAAATTAA
- a CDS encoding DUF2752 domain-containing protein, producing the protein MLPCLNKTLLGVECYGCGGQRAAVLLFQGNFKEAFIMYPAIYSLVLFAIFLIFNIFYKFKGDFNIKIAFILFNASVMIISYIIKMVQFYNLTN; encoded by the coding sequence ATGCTCCCATGCCTTAACAAAACGCTCTTAGGGGTAGAATGTTATGGTTGCGGTGGACAAAGAGCTGCGGTGTTATTATTCCAAGGCAATTTTAAAGAAGCCTTTATAATGTATCCGGCTATATATAGTCTTGTCTTATTTGCTATATTTCTAATTTTCAATATTTTTTATAAATTCAAAGGTGATTTTAATATTAAAATCGCCTTTATTCTTTTTAATGCATCTGTAATGATTATTTCATATATCATTAAAATGGTGCAATTTTATAATCTAACCAACTAA
- a CDS encoding CCC motif membrane protein, whose amino-acid sequence MKEKLPNSTLILVFGILSIIGCCCYGVLGIIFGILAIVLANKAKALYYANPDLYMGYENVKTGRILGIIGLVLSILAIVSGIVTFFIGGGLDAFWEIQREIYGNEF is encoded by the coding sequence ATGAAAGAAAAATTACCTAACTCAACCTTAATTCTAGTTTTTGGGATTTTATCCATTATCGGTTGCTGCTGCTATGGAGTACTAGGAATTATCTTTGGAATACTGGCGATAGTTTTAGCGAACAAAGCCAAAGCACTTTATTATGCAAACCCAGACCTTTATATGGGTTACGAAAATGTAAAGACTGGTCGTATTTTAGGAATTATTGGATTAGTACTAAGTATACTAGCTATTGTAAGCGGAATAGTTACGTTTTTTATAGGTGGTGGACTCGATGCCTTTTGGGAAATTCAAAGAGAAATATATGGAAATGAGTTTTAA
- the rocD gene encoding ornithine--oxo-acid transaminase, producing the protein MSLSKINSSEQAIELEEQHGAHNYHPLPAVLSKGEGVHVWDVEGKKYYDFLSAYSAVNQGHCHPKILEALNKQAATLTLTSRAFHNDVLGPFEKYATEYFGFDKLLPMNTGAEAVETAIKLARKWAYETKGVKETEAEIIVCENNFHGRTTTIISFSNDEGARRNFGPYTPGFQKIPYDDVDALEQALKENDNIAGFLVEPIQGEAGVYVPSEGYLKRAKALCEKHNVLFIADEVQTGIARTGQLLAVDHEDVKPDVLILGKAISGGVYPVSAVLANNNVMNVIKPGQHGSTFGGNPLACAVAHAALEVIKDEKLAENAERLGGLFRRLLDDYIRNSNIVELVRGKGLLNAILINDTGDSSTAWDICMALKENGLLAKPTHGNIIRFAPPLVMNEEQLKDCVDIITKTLKQFEK; encoded by the coding sequence ATGTCATTATCTAAAATTAATTCTTCTGAACAGGCAATAGAATTAGAAGAACAGCACGGAGCTCATAATTATCATCCGCTGCCGGCTGTTTTAAGCAAAGGAGAAGGTGTGCATGTTTGGGACGTAGAAGGAAAAAAATATTATGATTTTCTTTCAGCATATTCTGCTGTTAACCAAGGTCACTGTCATCCAAAAATTCTTGAAGCTTTAAATAAGCAGGCAGCTACATTAACTTTAACTTCCAGAGCATTTCACAACGATGTTTTGGGACCTTTTGAAAAGTACGCTACAGAATACTTTGGTTTTGATAAGTTATTACCAATGAATACTGGTGCTGAAGCTGTAGAAACTGCTATTAAATTAGCTAGAAAATGGGCTTACGAGACTAAGGGAGTTAAAGAAACGGAAGCTGAAATAATTGTATGTGAAAACAATTTCCACGGAAGAACAACAACTATAATTTCTTTCTCCAATGATGAAGGAGCCAGAAGAAATTTTGGTCCATATACTCCAGGTTTTCAGAAAATACCTTATGATGATGTCGATGCTTTAGAGCAGGCATTAAAGGAAAATGATAACATCGCCGGATTTTTGGTTGAACCAATTCAGGGAGAAGCAGGAGTTTATGTTCCTTCAGAAGGATATCTAAAGAGAGCTAAAGCGCTTTGTGAAAAGCATAATGTATTATTTATTGCAGATGAAGTACAAACCGGAATAGCTAGAACCGGGCAGTTACTCGCGGTAGATCACGAAGATGTGAAGCCAGATGTACTTATTCTTGGTAAAGCAATTTCTGGAGGTGTGTATCCCGTTTCAGCGGTATTAGCAAATAACAATGTAATGAATGTCATCAAACCAGGACAGCATGGATCTACTTTTGGAGGAAATCCTTTAGCCTGTGCTGTGGCTCATGCAGCACTTGAAGTTATAAAAGACGAAAAGCTTGCGGAAAACGCAGAAAGACTTGGAGGCTTATTCCGTAGATTATTGGATGATTATATAAGAAACTCGAATATTGTTGAGTTAGTAAGAGGTAAAGGTTTACTAAATGCTATTCTTATTAATGATACAGGGGATAGCTCAACAGCTTGGGATATTTGTATGGCTTTAAAAGAAAATGGTTTATTAGCAAAACCTACACATGGTAACATAATTCGTTTTGCCCCACCGTTAGTGATGAATGAAGAACAATTAAAGGATTGCGTGGATATTATTACGAAAACTTTAAAGCAATTTGAGAAATAA
- the rlmD gene encoding 23S rRNA (uracil(1939)-C(5))-methyltransferase RlmD, producing MGRRNKNKLFEAVEVVDAGAKGKSIAKSPDGRVIFVNNAVPGDIADIQTTKKRKSYFEGTAVKFHSISEKRVEPVCQHFGTCGGCKWQFMDYKYQLEYKQQEVTNNLQRLGKIELPEITPILGSKEIYFYRNKMEFSFSDSRWLTLDEIQSGKEFDDKNALGFHIPGMWDKILDIKKCHLQEDPSNAIRNFVKIFATQNSIPFFNTRAQTGLLRTLMIRTSSNGEIMVLIQFFEEEKASRELLLNGVAEEFPEITSLQYVINNKGNDTIYDQEVICYKGRDHIFEEMEGLKFKINAKSFYQTNSAQAYELYKITREFADLKGDELVYDLYTGTGTIAQFVAKKAKKVIGVEAVPEAIQDAKENAERNGITNTEFFAGDMRKVFTSNFINKHGHPDVIITDPPRDGMHKDVVAQIIGILPEKIVYVSCNSATQARDLALLDEYYKVTKIRPVDMFPQTFHVENVVCLERK from the coding sequence ATGGGAAGAAGGAATAAAAATAAGCTTTTTGAAGCTGTGGAAGTTGTAGATGCTGGGGCTAAAGGTAAAAGCATCGCAAAATCGCCAGATGGCCGAGTAATATTTGTAAATAACGCAGTGCCGGGTGATATTGCCGATATACAAACTACTAAGAAAAGAAAGTCTTATTTTGAAGGTACTGCCGTAAAATTTCATTCAATTTCAGAAAAACGTGTAGAGCCTGTCTGCCAACATTTTGGAACCTGTGGTGGTTGCAAATGGCAGTTTATGGATTATAAGTACCAATTAGAATATAAACAACAGGAAGTTACCAATAACTTACAACGATTAGGAAAAATAGAACTTCCAGAGATTACCCCAATATTAGGAAGTAAGGAAATCTATTTTTATCGTAATAAAATGGAATTTTCTTTTAGTGATAGCCGTTGGTTAACGCTGGATGAAATACAAAGTGGTAAAGAATTTGACGATAAGAATGCATTAGGATTCCATATTCCCGGAATGTGGGACAAAATTTTAGACATCAAAAAATGTCACTTACAGGAAGATCCCAGCAATGCTATCCGGAATTTTGTGAAAATCTTCGCCACACAAAATAGCATTCCATTTTTTAATACCAGAGCACAAACCGGACTTCTACGCACATTGATGATTAGAACTTCCAGCAATGGTGAAATTATGGTTCTTATTCAGTTTTTTGAAGAAGAAAAAGCAAGTAGAGAATTATTACTGAATGGGGTAGCTGAAGAATTTCCTGAAATCACCTCGCTTCAATATGTGATTAATAATAAAGGAAATGATACTATTTATGATCAAGAAGTAATTTGCTATAAAGGAAGAGATCATATTTTTGAAGAGATGGAAGGTCTCAAATTCAAAATTAATGCAAAGTCTTTTTACCAAACAAATTCGGCACAAGCTTACGAGCTTTATAAAATAACTCGCGAATTTGCCGATTTAAAAGGTGACGAGTTAGTTTATGATCTATACACAGGCACAGGGACTATTGCTCAATTTGTTGCTAAAAAAGCAAAAAAAGTGATTGGTGTAGAGGCTGTTCCAGAAGCTATACAAGATGCAAAAGAAAACGCAGAAAGAAACGGTATCACCAATACTGAATTCTTTGCCGGAGATATGAGAAAAGTTTTTACTTCAAATTTTATCAATAAACATGGCCATCCAGACGTTATTATAACAGATCCACCACGTGACGGAATGCATAAAGACGTTGTTGCACAAATTATCGGTATTTTACCAGAGAAAATAGTTTACGTAAGCTGTAATTCGGCAACTCAGGCAAGAGATCTTGCGTTACTAGATGAATATTATAAAGTAACTAAGATTCGCCCTGTCGACATGTTTCCGCAAACTTTTCACGTAGAAAATGTGGTTTGTTTAGAAAGAAAATAA
- a CDS encoding DUF6452 family protein codes for MHLKIRHSYLLIGIFTFALFAGCQRDDICPESTDTTPMLVINFFDENSSSLEPRPSVNLTIREVGRETIDTLYYRENRQSIRIPLRTDRDSTKYEFVQNGVIFDENGDPDPELNEENDTNTDIITFNYSREEEYINRACSFKVNFLNMSYLTDGGDDGRWISRMRLLVEDVVTDNFNNVENDPDANTAHLNLYFE; via the coding sequence ATGCACTTAAAAATTAGACATTCTTACTTACTCATTGGGATTTTTACATTCGCATTATTTGCGGGATGCCAGCGAGACGACATCTGTCCAGAGAGCACAGATACAACCCCGATGTTAGTAATCAACTTTTTTGATGAAAATTCAAGTTCTTTAGAACCAAGACCTTCGGTAAATCTAACCATCCGCGAAGTAGGTAGAGAAACAATTGATACATTATATTATAGAGAAAATAGACAAAGTATCAGGATTCCGTTAAGAACAGATAGGGATAGTACTAAATATGAGTTTGTGCAAAATGGAGTGATTTTTGACGAAAATGGAGATCCCGATCCAGAGCTAAATGAAGAAAACGATACCAATACAGATATTATCACTTTTAACTATAGTCGCGAAGAAGAATATATTAACCGCGCCTGTTCGTTCAAAGTAAATTTTCTAAACATGTCTTACCTTACCGATGGAGGAGACGATGGTCGATGGATTAGCCGCATGCGTCTTTTGGTTGAAGATGTCGTAACGGATAATTTTAATAATGTAGAAAACGATCCTGATGCTAATACTGCTCATTTAAATTTATATTTTGAATAG
- a CDS encoding DUF6048 family protein yields MNRIVKKHTSKNNLLSAILSLCCILCFQVNLIAQERNLDSETNTPETLNDTTYREKYGLRIGIDLSKLARTFFEDNYTGFLIEGDMRVYKNYYAAAEIGNETLPFNEDEIEVSASGSFIKLGVNYNAYENWAGMENIVFAGIRYGFSTFSQDVEQYRIYTRNTYFDDDIRRDRGETSGLTTGWIELMAGFKVEVLNNLFLSANVQLKSRVNESKPEDFDNLTIPGFGRTFDDSKFGIGYGYSISYLIPIFKKAKN; encoded by the coding sequence TTGAATAGAATAGTAAAAAAACATACTAGCAAGAATAATTTGCTATCGGCAATTCTTAGTCTTTGTTGCATCCTTTGCTTCCAAGTAAATTTAATTGCTCAGGAAAGGAACTTAGATTCAGAAACTAACACTCCAGAAACGCTGAATGATACCACCTACAGAGAAAAATACGGACTTAGAATAGGAATCGATCTTAGCAAATTAGCGAGAACTTTTTTTGAAGACAATTATACCGGTTTTCTTATTGAAGGGGATATGAGAGTTTATAAAAACTATTATGCTGCTGCTGAAATTGGTAATGAAACTTTACCGTTTAATGAAGATGAAATCGAAGTATCGGCTTCCGGTAGCTTTATCAAATTAGGGGTCAACTATAATGCTTATGAAAACTGGGCAGGAATGGAAAATATTGTTTTTGCCGGTATACGCTATGGCTTTTCTACATTCAGTCAAGATGTAGAACAATATAGAATCTATACAAGAAACACCTATTTTGATGATGATATTAGGCGAGATCGCGGGGAAACTTCTGGCCTTACTACTGGTTGGATAGAATTAATGGCCGGATTTAAAGTAGAAGTTTTAAACAACCTATTTCTATCTGCAAACGTTCAATTAAAAAGCCGCGTTAATGAGAGTAAACCAGAAGATTTTGATAATCTCACCATACCAGGCTTTGGTAGAACATTTGATGATAGCAAATTCGGAATAGGATACGGCTATTCCATATCCTATTTAATTCCTATCTTCAAAAAAGCCAAAAACTAG